Proteins from one Psilocybe cubensis strain MGC-MH-2018 chromosome 11, whole genome shotgun sequence genomic window:
- a CDS encoding Versiconal hemiacetal acetate reductase, with product MAQVSKRQFKVPYVRLGNSGLKVSKIILGTMQYGTSKWADWVLDEDAALEHIKAAYEAGIQTFDTANVYSYGESERILGKVIKKLNLPRDEIVILTKLHGVVAREFGVSYWGEGNKADSDGYVNQHGLSRKHIFESVKHSLERLQLDYVDVLQCHRFDPETPIAETMQALHDVVQAGYVRYIGMSSCHAWQYAAILDYAINNKLTPFISMQNHYSLLYREEEREMFPTLKLFGVGSIPWSPIARGVLTRPFGETTKRMNSDLATGRYLKMQSTPEILKRVEEVSKKLGISMAQVSVAWILSKEGVSAPIVGTTSLKNLEEIIAAVDVKLTEEDIKYLEEPYVPQEIFGHF from the exons ATGGCTCAAGTTTCAAAAAGACAATTCAAGGTGCCTTATG TCCGCTTGGGCAATTCTGGCTTGAAGGTTTCAAAGATAATCCTGGGGACCATGCAATACGGTACATCAAAATGGGCTGATTGGGTCCTGGATGAAGACGCTGCATTGGAACACATCAAAGCAGC TTACGAGGCTGGGATACAAACCTTTGATACTGCCAAT GTATATTCTTACGGGGAATCTGAAAGAATTTTAGGCAAGGTTATTAAGAAATTGAACCTACCTCGCGATGAGATTGTTATCTTGACGAAG CTTCACGGGGTTGTGGCCAGAGAGTTTGGCGTCAGCTACTGGGGAGAAGGAAATAAAGCCGATTCGGATGGATACGTTAACCAACACGGTCTCAGTCGAAAG CATATTTTTGAATCCGTGAAACACAGTTTGGAACGGCTTCAACTTGATTATGTTGATGTCCTACAAT GCCATCGGTTTGACCCTGAAACACCCATTGCGGAAACC ATGCAAGCTCTTCACGACGTAGTGCAAGCAGGCTATGTGCGATATATCGGAATGAGCTCGTGTCATGCATGGCAAT ATGCTGCCATTCTAGATTATGCTATCAACAACAAGCTTACACCCTTCATTTCAATGCAAAACCATTACAGCCTTCTCTATCGCGAAGAGGAAAGGGAAATGTTCCCAACTCTCAAA TTATTCGGGGTCGGGTCCATTCCCTGGTCACCAATTGCCAGAGGTGTTTTAACTCGACCATTTGGCGAAACAACGAAGCGTATGAACTCGGATTT AGCGACTGGACGCTATCTGAAAATGCAATCCACCCCAGAGATTTTGAAAAG AGTTGAGGAAGTCTCCAAGAAGCTGGGAATCAGCATGGCTCAGGTTTCTGTAGCTTGGATATTGTCGAAAGAAG GTGTGAGCGCTCCAATCGTGGGTACCACCAGCTTGAAAAACCTTGAGGAAATCATTG CCGCAGTCGACGTCAAATTGACCGAAGAAGACATCAAGTATTTAGAAGAGCCATACGTACCGCAAGAAATTTTTGGTCATTTCTAA
- a CDS encoding Peroxisome biogenesis protein 19-1 — MKVDETFEGLQLNLSFHAELEEEWEQVHLSRVSLNFSIILIFISLTTQTSQRYRPSKSLKNTFKLISASKNRSKLQSIVFNRVLNLKFQRFETLVEMTTSSKHAQEKQKIVDQDDDLDDLDDVLSEFNSSSQSPPPSAHPIAPHGRPRNNTRVDAPPPSIPGSGSALDPTSEADEDALSSEFAKELALGMESLMREITGEVSKSDVDADGSETTEDERARAFKAAWEAMLIEGMDANIAGAGDASAKKESSSTSTAGGFQDKIKQAMEKLKESETKLGGSTSGAGAPSDPESLEALLKSLGDLGLGEGEDDEKELAGFLENMMGQLMSKDVLYEPLKELADGFPPYLEKPPSPLSAEDRKRYESQLVCVRQILAVFEKDGYSDTNAECNKQIVDLMSEMQSYGSPPSEIMGPLPAGLDGAGGIPGLNDENCTIA, encoded by the exons ATGAAGGTTGATGAAACCTTTGAAGGACTGCAACTGAATCTAAGTTTTCACGCGGAGCTTGAAGAAGAATGGGAGCAAGTCCATCTGTCCCGAGTATCCTTGAATTTCTCTATAATCTTGATATTCATCTCTCTGACAACGCAAACTTCACAGCGTTATAGACCATCAAAATCATTGAAGAACACTTTCAAGCTCATTAGTGCCAGCAAGAACCGAAGTAAGCTGCAG TCTATTGTCTTCAATCGAGTGCTTAACTTGAAATTCCAACGCTTTGAAACATTGGTGGAAATGACAACGTCGTCGAAACACGCACAGGAGAAACAGAAGATTGTAGATCAAGACGACGACCTCGACGATCTTGACG ATGTTTTATCTGAATTCAATTCTTCATCGCAATCGCCACCTCCAAGCGCTCATCCAATAGCGCCTCACGGCCGGCCGAGAAACAATACGCGCGTCGATGCACCTCCACCTTCAATACCCGGATCAGGGAGTGCCCTAGATCCAACGAGCGAAGCAGACGAGGATGCGCTCTCTTCTGAATTTGCGAAGGAGCTTGCACTGGGAATGGAGAGTCTGATGCGCGAGATCACTGGCGAGGTGTCTAAGAGCGACGTGGATGCTGATGGATCAGAAACAACGGAGGATGAAAGGGCTCGGGCTTTCAAGGCTGCATGGGAGGCGATGCTGATTGAGGGTATGGATGCGAATATCGCCGGTGCAGGAGACGCGTCCGCGAAAAAGGAGTCTTCCTCGACATCTACGGCTGGTGGATTTCAGGATAAGATCAAGCAGGCGATGGAAAAGTTGAAAGAAAGTGAAACAAAACTA GGAGGTTCTACATCAGGGGCGGGTGCTCCGAGCGATCCTGAATCGTTAGAAGCGTTATTGAAGTCACTGGGAGATCTCGGGTTAGGAGAGGGTGAAGACGACGAAAAAGAGCTTGCTGGGTTCCTCGAGAACATGATGGGACAGCTGATGAGCAAAGACGTGCTTTACGAGCCGTTGAAAGAACTAGCCGATGGG TTCCCTCCATATCTCGAGAAACCTCCGTCACCACTCTCGGCCGAAGACAGGAAAAGATACGAAAGCCAGCTAGTTTGCGTACGCCAAATTCTTGCTGTGTTCGAAAAAGATGGATACAGCGATACCAACGCGGAGTGCAACAAACAAATTGTCGATCTCATGAGCGAG ATGCAATCGTACGGATCTCCTCCCTCTGAAATTATGGGCCCACTTCCCGCTGGCCTTGACGGCGCAGGTGGCATTCCCGGACTCAATGATGAGAACTGCACCATCGCATAA
- a CDS encoding Nucleoporin NDC1, giving the protein MSKTVPNARIGTPTPMTPVRAITSTISTRSTPSVPPATEAYEPLLKSLFQHRLKFVLLFTAAVTWLIDGFWAWWQLGSPKIWVIATLPLSPWIVFLALSWFTVALPTTVLRKVFLRAQRSGAASPIDIIKMSSSQKSMKVASIVYFLSALSALIIHTVMAYYYESDIRGDPKLSIFVKSKKHPYYLNGRLVFLFFSQASTALAFSLRGAMIDRFAYRWSHSSHSGHTVQFFTVAMAIIVSTVFSTMAISTASLLFAIARLCLPILIRIPLVSLLLRPFTAHFLKGQWSILLPLIHIPLLVRAWILAFTTLVTWEIADDLFEHVVSEPAHVSQVTADANTTIVSGISSSDRIFKYFAYSELRDLAKDQSTSASTQRTALFGDQQSSLNLWNFLVRESLALLESDYQLFLRRGQPAPPAPVPAPVTPKVTVSPNIATPTPLLRQRIFKSTPESPGQAALDALSSDGPIAKVVDVGADATHMPELFRSLETQVISSPIAAEAKKNVETAAGLGSRIKSRVVSSTTSLWSSYAPETVKDSVATVVAWAAKKRLSKEVEASLPFRELDLVVIEALSYLISSSLTEDRYGTVQRDIPKVLEIMVSFLSAVEEYQIKISTQQKPLSQPPVSRREKQQHESLAIEIHKSQEVLGSMGDGLKEGLARIVRTFGDKLFAFKFPPRIGHKLQEFLDYST; this is encoded by the exons ATGTCGAAGACGGTGCCCAATGCACGAATCGGAACGCCAACTCCGATGACTCCCGTGAGGGCAATAACATCTACGATATCCACTAGATCCACACCTTCAGTCCCACCCGCAACCGAAGCATATGAACCTCTTCTCAAATCTCTCTTCCAGCACAGACTGAAGTTTGTTTTACTGTTCACAGCGGCAGTGACATGGCTCATTGATGGATTTTGGGCGTGGTGGCAGCTAGGAAGTCCGAAAATATGGGTTATTGCTACCCTTCCGCTTTCCCCGTGGATCGTGTTTCTTGCTCTGAGTTGGTTTACAGTGGCCCTGCCTACAACTGTCCTCCGCAAGGTGTTTCTACGAG CACAACGCTCTGGTGCTGCGTCTCCGATAGACATAATCAAAATGTCATCGTCACAAAAGAGCATGAAGGTTGCATCGATTGTATACTTCCTTTCCGCGCTTTCGGCCCTTATCATCCATACGGTCATGGCTTACTACTACGAGTCAGATATTCGAGGCGACCCCAAGCTATCGATATTTGTAAAATCCAA AAAACATCCTTATTACCTCAACGGTCGCcttgtatttttatttttttcccaAGCTTCGACTGCATTGGCATTTTCTCTGAGGGGAGCGATGATAGACAGATTCGCTTATAGATGGTCCCATTCC TCTCATTCTGGGCATACAGTTCAATTTTTCACAGTTGCTATGGCCATCATTGTGTCTACAGTCTTTTCGACAATGGCCATCTCTACGGCTTCCCTTCTTTTTGCGATCGCGCGACTCTGTCTTCCTATATTGATTAGGATTCCGCTGGTATCTCTGCTTCTACGGCCATTCACAGCTCATTTTCTCAAAGGACAATGGTCAATCTTACTTCCCTTGATTCATATCCCACTCCTCGTTAGAGCATGGATTTTAGCATTTACAACCCTTGTTACCTGGGAAATAGCTGACGACTTGTTTGAACACGTCGTTTCAGAG CCCGCTCATGTTTCTCAAGTTACTGCTGACGCCAACACGACCATTGTATCTGGTATTAGCTCTTCCGACAGGATCTTTAAATACTTTGCCTACTCAGAGCTGAGGGATCTGGCAAAAGATCAATCGACGAGTGCATCCACACAGAGAACGGCGCTCTTCGGTGACCAGCAGTCGTCTCTGAACCTCTGGAATTTCCTTGTGCGCGAGAGCCTTGCCCTCCTGGAAAGTGATTATCAGCTATTCCTTCGCCGAGGTCAGCCCGCACCGCCCGCACCTGTGCCAGCCCCAGTAACACCGAAAGTGACTGTTAGCCCTAACATTGCGACACCGACACCGCTTCTGCGACAGCGAATCTTTAAGTCAACTCCAGAGTCCCCTGGCCAAGCCGCGTTGGACGCGCTCTCCTCAGATGGCCCTATTGCTAAAGTCGTTGATGTCGGCGCAGACGCTACACACATGCCGGAGCTGTTCAGAAGCCTGGAGACACAAGTGATATCGTCGCCTATTGCGGCAGAGGCAAAGAAGAATGTCGAAACTGCCGCCGGACTAGGCAGCCGTATCAAATCCCGCGTTGTTTCGTCAACGACTTCGTTGTGGAGTTCATACGCCCCTGAAACCGTAAAAGACAGCGTTGCAACTGTAGTAGCATGGGCAGCCAAGAAGAGACTGAGCAAGGAAGTTGAGGCTTCGTTGCCATTCCGGGAGCTGGATCTTGTCGTCATTGAAG CTCTTTCCTATCTGATATCCTCCTCGTTGACGGAGGATAGATACGGAACTGTACAGAGAGACATTCCTAAAGTTCTGGAAATTATGGTCTCCTTCCTATCTGCAGTGGAAGAATACCAGATCAAAATCAGCACTCAGCAAAAGCCATTGTCACAACCTCCAGTTTCTCGCAGAGAGAAGCAGCAACATGAATCACTTGCTATTGAAATTCATAAATCTCAGGAAGTGCTTGGGTCGATGGGGGATG GGTTGAAAGAAGGTCTTGCTCGCATTGTGAGAACGTTCGGAGACAAACTTTTTGCGTTCAAATTCCCTCCGAGGATTGGACACAAGCTCCAGGAATTCCTTGATTATTCGACATAG
- a CDS encoding putative FAD-linked oxidoreductase (putative FAD-linked oxidoreductase ARB_02372) has product MRFNSVYLFATGILNATFGHTQTTNSSASALRTCTLLQSSLGPEIVQLSGAEYLASASNSWSLFNAGNKPTCIIFPEETSHVQVAMASIFRDKIHYAVQAGGHTAMTGWNTVQDGILFFFSHMKNVSYDATKDTITLQPGIHWGEALTALEPLGVAPLGGRLGDVGTGLLLGGGLSYLSGEYGFSSDAYVELDVVLVTGQLVTANATNEFSDLFRALKGGANRFGIVTRYEVQAIHTGTNDDKNWFGGLILYPNSSAEALINATHRYVTTVNDPRASILMAFSSTINGTDIVPSHILTLFFRGSALPPAIFGEFLSIPSTFQQLSAVSYLEANNILGDGSDRGFGQLFGASVFNGTVDQYMNAFRAWSEYTASIKDSLFGTVLAFTPIQKSQILAGRARGSNIMDPPLENYAAVQIQTQTQSGLLRLSAEVDSARQTLFNSIPPSPGLPLYINECDAQQNVFATYGRYNELRNTYAKYDPTRFNVGYTEGPIGL; this is encoded by the exons ATGCGCTTTAACAGCGTCTATCTGTTTGCGACCGGCATTCTTAACGCTACCTTTGGACATACGCAAACGACCAATTCCTCTGCGAGTGCCTTGAGGACCTGCACACTACTCCAATCTAGCCTTGGTCCGGAGATTGTACAACTTTCTGGGGCGGAGTATCTCGCAAGCGCGTCAAATTCTTGGAGTCTGTTCAACGCCGGAAACAAACCGACATGCATCATCTTCCCTGAGGAAACGTCGCACGTGCAGGTCGCGATGGCGTCCATATTTCGCGACAAGATACACTACGCCGTCCAGGCAGGCGGACATACTGCAATGACGGGATGGAATAC GGTACAAGACGgaattcttttcttcttttctcacatGAAAAATGTTTCATATGACGCTACGAAGGATACTATCACCTTGCAACCAGGAATCCATTGGGGAGAAGCATTGACTGCCCTTGAACCTCTTGGGGTTGCACCTCTGGGCGGTAGGCTTGg TGATGTCGGAACAGGTCTTCTCCTCGGCGGAGGACTTAGCTATCTCTCTGGAGAGTATGGCTTCTCATCCGATGCCTACGTCGAACTTGATGTCGTTCTGGTTACCGGACAGCTTGTAACGGCTAATGCAACAAACGAATTCTCCGACCTCTTCCGCGCGCTAAAAGGCGGAGCGAACCGCTTTGGAATTGTGACCAGATATGAGGTGCAAGCCATACATACAGGAACCAACGACGATAAAAATTGGTTCGGCGGTCTCATTCTG TACCCAAATTCTTCTGCAGAGGCGCTTATCAACGCCACACATCGATACGTCACCACTGTCAACGATCCTCGAGCAT CCATCCTTATGGCATTTTCCAGTACCATAAACGGCACTGATATCGTTCCCAGCCACATTTTGACGTTGTTTTTCAGAGGGTCGGCTCTACCCCCCGCCATTTTCGGAGAGTTCTTGTCTATTCCATCGACCTTTCAGCAGCTATCTGCGGTCAGCTACTTGGAAGCAAATAATATTCTGGGTGATGGCTCTGATCGTGGTTTCGGGCAACTTTTCGGTGCTTCTGTGTTCAACGGCACGGTTGATCAATACATGAACGCTTTCCGGGCCTGGAGCGAGTACACTGCTTCTATTAAGGATTCTTTGTTTGGGACAGTGCTTGCATTCACCCCCATTCAGAAGTCGCAGATATTGGCGGGAAGAGCGCGTGGCTCAAACATCATGGATCCACCATTGGAAAACTATGCAGCCGTGCAAattcaaactcaaactcaGAGCGGGCTACTTAGACTCTCAGCCGAGGTCGACTCTGCAAGGCAAACGCTTTTCAATAG TattcctccatctccaggGTTGCCTCTGTATATCAATGAGTGCGACGCACAACAGAACGTTTTTGCCACTTATGGGAGGTATAACGAGCTGAGGAATACCTATGCAAAATACGATCCGACTCG ATTTAACGTGGGTTATACCGAAGGTCCAATCGGTCTATAA
- a CDS encoding Lysophosphatidylserine lipase ABHD12, translating to MTVSKQDGRSTWRFYKLARSVFSGFTLLYLLAVLLVMTPFIQTHVLYAHHIDFWWNNKFDHPEHHGLAPGKTVNLKLQSADNTTLGAWFIFADSIHRQQPFPPPSRTDFALSAAQNISDALHTRPTILFLHGNTGTRALPLRTVVYTALTGRLDANILAIDYRGFGDSQGHPSVQGVGMDARAGWDYLKSQGAKDEDVLIVGHSLGTAIAGLLAAELGREGIRPRGTVLMSPFSSVRTLIDQYYLFGFLPLLKPVSMIPLAPRLVTWSLVHRFDTLTLVPDIKSSVLIVHADDDVDIPSTHASTLFEAFLEPHLPAHPTPPPNPFSHEKWDNFTSQESQRIHARQEIVKTIEVDGFGLYEEMNQDGRKVALLKTEKGGHDIGRVEGVQDAIGRMFGFH from the exons ATGACCGTCTCAAAGCAGGACGGACGATCAACATGGCGCTTCTACAAGCTTGCGCGTTCCGTGTTCAGTGGCTTCACACTGTTATACCTCTTGGCTGTCTTGTTGGTTATGACGCCATTCATACAGACGCA TGTCCTATACGCGCACCATATAGATTTCTGGTGGAATAATAAGTTTGACCATCCAGAACACCACGGACTGGCTC CTGGCAAGACCGTGAACCTCAAGCTCCAAAGCGCGGATAACACGACATTGGGTGCATGGTTCATCTTCGCCGACTCAATACATCGTCAACAGCCCTTTCCTCCACCCTCCCGCACCGACTTCGCTCTTTCCGCGGCACAGAACATCTCCGATGCTCTACACACTCGCCCAACCATCTTATTCCTACACGGAAACACAGGGACGCGTGCTTTACCGCTGAGGACGGTCGTGTACACTGCACTCACGGGCAGACTAGATGCCAATATTTTGGCGATCGACTATAGAGGATTCGGAGACAGCCAGGGACATCCGAGTGTTCAAGGAGTGGGGATGGATGCGAGGGCGGGTTGGGACTATCTAAAATCACAAGGCGCAAAGGATGAGGATGTTTTGATTGTTGGACATAGTCTTGGGACGGCTATCGCAGGTCTGTTGGCTGCGGAACTTGGAAGAGAGGGTATAAGGCCAAGAGGGACAGTTCTGATGTCG CCGTTCTCATCTGTGCGCACTCTGATTGATCAATACTACCTATTTGGGTTCCTGCCTCTTCTGAAACCCGTCTCAATGATACCATTAGCTCCTC GCTTGGTTACATGGTCCCTGGTTCACCGCTTTGACACACTTACCCTAGTACCGGATATAAAGTCTTCTGTGCTAATCGTTCATGCAGACGACGATGTTGATATTCCATCTACGCATGCCTCCACCCTATTTGAAGCATTTTTGGAGCCCCACCTCCCCGCACACCCCACTCCACCTCCCAACCCCTTCTCGCACGAGAAATGGGATAATTTCACCTCCCAGGAATCACAGCGTATCCACGCGCGACAAGAAATTGTGAAGACCATTGAGGTGGATGGATTTGGATTGTACGAGGAAATGAACCAGGATGGTAGGAAAGTCGCTTTGCTCAAGACTGAGAAAGGCGGTCATGATATTGGACGCGTAGAGGGTGTTCAGGATGCGATTGGTAGGATGTTTGGGTTTCATTGA
- a CDS encoding putative endo-beta-1,4-glucanase D — MRYSLTTAAFIASAAAHATFQQLWINNVDAGSSCVRLPNSNSPITSVTGSDIACNVAGSSRGVCPVNAGDQLTVEMHQQPGDRSCKNEAIGGDHFGPVQVYMAAVSDATTAVGSSQNWFKVAGLGMVSRSPNYFGTQVLNDNCGHFTFTVPKDIAPGNYLVRAEVIALHVASSAGGAQFYVSCYQINVSGSGSAKPPTVKFPGAYSANDPGILVNIHQSLSTYIVPGPTPYGTTIPPVASTPYPTTATWNTANQPKTVPTVVPGSPATTVSTGQGGPTSVSTSFTTPTVTPTSTPGGSPLWGQCGGGTCKILNDYYYQCVN, encoded by the exons atGCGCTACTCCTTGACAACTGCTGCTTTTATTGCAAGTGCGGCTGCGCATGCCACATTCCAGCAGCTGTGGATCAACAACGTTGACGCTGGTTCCTCATGTGTCCGCCTtcccaacagcaacagccccATCACGAGTGTCACTGGTAGC GACATCGCTTGCAATGTAGCTGGATCAAGCAGAGGTGTATGCCCGGTCAACG CTGGTGATCAACTGACTGTCGAAATGCACCAACAACCCGGAGATCGTTCGTGCAAGAACGAAGCTATTGGCGGGGACCATTTCGGACCCGTACAA GTGTATATGGCCGCTGTTTCTGACGCAACCACTGCCGTCGGCTCGAGTCAGAACTGGTTCAAGGTTGCAGGCCTTGGAATGGTGTCAAGAAGCCCAAATTACTTTGGAACACAAGTCCTCAAT GACAACTGTGGTCATTTCACTTTCACTGTTCCCAAGGACATCGCCCCTGGTAATTATCTCGTCCGCGCTGAAGTCATTG CGCTTCATGTTGCCAGTAGCGCCGGAGGAGCACAATTCTACGTATCGTGCTACCAAATTAACGTCTCGGGTTCAGGATCTGCTAAGCCTCCTACTGTCAAATTCCCCGGCGCTTATAGTGCTAACGACCCTGGCATCCTGGTGAACATCCACCAAAGTCTCAGCACCTATATCG TGCCTGGTCCGACGCCTTATGGAACTACCATACCTCCCGTCGCTTCTACCCCATATCCCACAACTGCAACTTGGAACACTGCGAACCAACCAAAGACCGTGCCGACTGTTGTTCCCGGAAGCCCTGCCACAACGGTGTCGACCGGCCAGGGTGGTCCCACAAGTGTGTCGACAAGTTTCACGACGCCCACGGTCACCCCCACCTCAACACCTGGAGGGTCTCCTCTCTGGGGGCAGTGCGGAGGG GGAACGTGCAAAATACTCAACG ACTACTATTATCAGTGCGTAAACTAG